The following nucleotide sequence is from Cellvibrio sp. PSBB006.
CAGAGTGGTTCAATACCGTATCCAACAGCCGATTTGAGCAATACCGTATCATCCGTTTCCAGTAGAACTCGCTGATAGGGTGACTCCGGAAATAACAAACTGGTGAATACGGTTTGTCCATTGTTTACAAAGATCTCTATGGACGATTCGTCAACAAAAAAATCCATGGTGAACATCCCAACATCGTCCACTAACGGTGCCAGCTGTATTTGGCTAAACATCGAATCAAAATCGACGATACCGGAAGCTGAACGATCTAGCTGAAATTGCTTTTTATTTCGATCAATAGTGAAAATCAATCTATCCTTATCATTCTCGACGATTACACGCAGCACCTTAGCCTTCTGTAGATCCACACTTAATGTCGTGCGTTGAGTAACAGTGTCCAGCCCCAAAGCTTTGGTTACATCCAAATGCTTTTTAACTACCAGATTTTCGTTGGATTCGAGTAATTCATGCTGATTCTCGATTTCCGCTACTGGTACAGAATAAACACGATATCCCTGTTTGGCCTTCACCAATTGCAATTCCCGGGGAATAGTCATTGCACCGCGCCAGCGGTTTGTCGGCAACTTGTTCGCATACTGCCAGTTATTCATCCAGCCAATAAAAAGCTTTCGCTCATCAGTCGCGGGAACATCTGCCCAAGTTACACCTGCATAGTTATCGGTACCGTAGTCCAACCAAATGCCATCCTTGATCAATTCTGGCGAAGTATCTACATCACTGGCAAGCAACTCTGAAAACCCGGTTTCAAGGACAAATTCCTTGCCATCGAAATCGCCTACAAAATATTGGGTTCCCGACCCCCCATTCGGGCCGCCGGGATTAATACTTACCAGTAATACATACTTTTCCTCATCAGTACCTTTGACTTTCATTTTTATCAAGTCAGGGCATTCCCATACACCACCATGACCACCAATACCTTGCCCAAAATCACTTTCATGTGTCCAATTTTTAAGATTTTTGGACGAATAAAAGCTAATCCGATCCTTTACTGCCAGCGTCATAATCCATTTTTTACCCGGCTCGTACCAACTAACTTTGGGATCGCGAAAGTCAGGAATGTCGGGGCTGGTTAACACTGGATTACCCTCATACTTCGTCCAGCTACGCCCCTTATCTAAACTATAGGCAAGCCCCTGGGTTTGGTAGGTTTTCTGCTTCAGATTCTCAGCCAGATGATCGTGATAAGTAAAGATTGCTACCATAGGTGGATTCTTTGTTGTGCCGAACCCACTGGTATTTTTCCAATCAATCACAGCACTGCCTGAAAAAATTGCGCCATGATTATCGGGAAACAATGCAATCGGCAATTCCTCCCAATTAAGCATGTTTTTACTTACAGCATGCCCCCAATGCATAGGCCCCCAAATATTATTATAGGGATTGTATTGATAAAAAAGGTGATATTCACCCTCGTAGTACACCATACCGTTAGGGTCATTCATCCACTGTTGGTGGGGTGAATAGTGAAACTGGGGGCGGTGCTTCTCGTGGTATATCTCTTCAGCTACAACCGTCATCGCGGATGTAATTAACGTTAGCGAAATCGACAGCAGAAGAAACTTTTGGCCCACAGATAATTTATTTCTTTTCATGGGTAAACCTCATTATCTAAATTAAACCTTGCGCTTGGTTGCTGAACAACCAGCTCAATGGACAAATATCAATATCCAGACAACTGTTGGTATAACCCCCCGCTCAAATTAATTTGTAATTGCGGAATAGGCAAATATTCATCCCGTCCTTTAGTAAATTCTGCTTCAATTAAATACTCTTTACGAGTACGTTCAACAGCGAGATATTCATCAATGGTTTCTTTGGCTATCCCCCAGCGAACCAAATCAAAAAAGCGATGCCCCTCGAGACCCAGTTCTAAACGACGTTCCATCCGCAGTGCTATTCTCGCCTCTTCCTGTGTCGCAAATCCAGAATAAACACCGATATTGTAGTTACTGGCATTGTTAAGCATACCGGTACTGTTTGCCGCACGGGTTCTGATTCGATTAATGATCGGTAGCGCCTCATCTTCACGGCCTAATTCAATCAAGGCTTCCGCTTTCCA
It contains:
- a CDS encoding glycoside hydrolase family 32 protein, whose translation is MKRNKLSVGQKFLLLSISLTLITSAMTVVAEEIYHEKHRPQFHYSPHQQWMNDPNGMVYYEGEYHLFYQYNPYNNIWGPMHWGHAVSKNMLNWEELPIALFPDNHGAIFSGSAVIDWKNTSGFGTTKNPPMVAIFTYHDHLAENLKQKTYQTQGLAYSLDKGRSWTKYEGNPVLTSPDIPDFRDPKVSWYEPGKKWIMTLAVKDRISFYSSKNLKNWTHESDFGQGIGGHGGVWECPDLIKMKVKGTDEEKYVLLVSINPGGPNGGSGTQYFVGDFDGKEFVLETGFSELLASDVDTSPELIKDGIWLDYGTDNYAGVTWADVPATDERKLFIGWMNNWQYANKLPTNRWRGAMTIPRELQLVKAKQGYRVYSVPVAEIENQHELLESNENLVVKKHLDVTKALGLDTVTQRTTLSVDLQKAKVLRVIVENDKDRLIFTIDRNKKQFQLDRSASGIVDFDSMFSQIQLAPLVDDVGMFTMDFFVDESSIEIFVNNGQTVFTSLLFPESPYQRVLLETDDTVLLKSAVGYGIEPLWIK